CCCTGACCCACCCCGGCCGTGTCGCCCCGTATCTGCGTCGGGCCTCCCGCGACACCTGGCTGCGCCTCAAGCATCGTGATCACGTCGGCTATTACCGCGCGGTCATGGCCTCGGACACCCGGCGCAACCCGGAGGCGGCTGTCGGCAGCCAGACCCACGAACGCTGGTTGGCACTCGGGCAGATGCAGTTCGACTACCTGGTCGAGCACGGGCTGCGCCCGGAGCACAGGATGCTCGACATCGGCTGTGGCAACCTGCGCGGCGGCTGGCGCTTCATCGACTACCTCGACACCGGCAACTACTACGGCATCGACATCTCGCCGGACATCCTGATCGCCGCCAAGAAGACCCTCGTCGAGCGCGGGCTCCAGGACAAACTGCCGCACCTGACCATCACCGGCGACCTCACCCTGGACTTCCTGCCCGACGACCACTTCGACGTCGTACACGCGCACAGCGTCTTCTCCCACTCGCCGCCGGCACTGATCGAGGAGTGCCTCGCCCATGTCGGTCGCATTCTGACCGACAAGGGGTTCTTCGACTTCACCTTCGACCGTACGGAGGGCACCGAACACCAGGTGCTGCGCGAGGACTTCTACTACCGCACCGAGACCCTCTTGGCCATGGCTCGCAAGCACGGCCTTCACGGCAGTTTCATGGACGACTGGGAGAAGCGGCCCCACGGCCAGTCGAAAATCCGGGTGAGCCGCTCCCCGCTGCCGGCTCTCGACCAGCACGACGGCTGACCCGGCGCCGGCTGCCGGTTGCGGCTTCGTCGTTGTGGGCGATGCCGGTCAGATGCCTGTCAGTTGCCGGGCCGCGGGGAGGGATGGGCTTTGAGGGCGTGACCGGGCCGCCGCTGAGAGCGCACTGGGCGACCGAGACCATGCACGTTCGCGGTCGGTCCCGGGCCGAGCAGCCCGAAGCCCCCACCAGCCCTCCGGCCCGCCCGGCCTCGTAACAGGCAGCCGCCGCAGTGACCGCCTGGGAGACACGGCTCTGATCAGTGAGTAGAGCCGCCAGCCGCATTGGTCGCGCAGGGTGACGGTGTCGGCGCGGGCGGCGACGGCGCGGATCGCGGGCGCGGCGCGCGAGACGTCATCGGAGCTGTCAGGACTACGACGAGCGCTCTCATCGCGGCCTCCGGGCGGTTTCGCAGACGGTCGCGAGTGGGGCTTTTCGTCGTGGGAAGGAGAACGACCAGCCCCCGGCCATGGACGGCCGCGCCGGGCTGGAGCGAGGAGCCGACCAACGGGGACGATCCACGGCCGTGCCGTTAGCGACTGCCGACCGCGCGGTGTAGCGTCGTTATGTAGCAGTCGTGGTTCCGAAGTCTCGTTCGCCCGTGATCACGATCATGGGCGTTCTTGCTGTTCAGCGCCGCTCCGGACCAGGGCGATCACCTCCCGGGCCTGCAGGGTGCGAGCTCGGGTTTCCTCGAAGGAGCAGGCCATGGCCAAGGGCACCGTGAAGTGGTTCAACAGCGAAAAGGGATTCGGCTTCATCGAGCAGGAGGGCGGCGGACCTGACGTCTTCGCCCACTACTCCAACATTGCCGCTCAGGGCTTCCGTGAGCTGCAGGAGGGGCAGAAAGTCGAGTTCGACGTCACGCAGGGCCAGAAGGGACCCCAGGCGGAGAACATCCGGCCGGCGTGACCACAGCGCCGCGCAAGGACGGACCGGCGCTGGGGGTGTGACACTCGTGGTCACCGGTGTGCTGTCACCGGTGAGCCGTGAATGCGGCTCCGCAAGGCCCGCGTCCCCCCGTTGTGCGGGTCGTTGCCCTCGGGGCGGGCAGGTG
The genomic region above belongs to Streptomyces coeruleorubidus and contains:
- a CDS encoding class I SAM-dependent DNA methyltransferase; the protein is MTQDAKSPKKMQRNRSTLTHKLGYALTHPGRVAPYLRRASRDTWLRLKHRDHVGYYRAVMASDTRRNPEAAVGSQTHERWLALGQMQFDYLVEHGLRPEHRMLDIGCGNLRGGWRFIDYLDTGNYYGIDISPDILIAAKKTLVERGLQDKLPHLTITGDLTLDFLPDDHFDVVHAHSVFSHSPPALIEECLAHVGRILTDKGFFDFTFDRTEGTEHQVLREDFYYRTETLLAMARKHGLHGSFMDDWEKRPHGQSKIRVSRSPLPALDQHDG
- a CDS encoding cold-shock protein, with the protein product MAKGTVKWFNSEKGFGFIEQEGGGPDVFAHYSNIAAQGFRELQEGQKVEFDVTQGQKGPQAENIRPA